Below is a genomic region from Paenibacillus rhizovicinus.
CAAAATAATAAGCCACTTAGGAATGGAGTTGTTTTTCGATGACATCCACAATTAGCGAAACTGACATTGATCCACAAAGTTTGTCAAGTGTTCACCTTCAATGTTTTTTAATGAAGTCTTTCTTGCAGACGCGACAGGATTCATAGTTGAATTTGAAAAACAAAATTATATTGTTACAAATTGGCATGTAGTATCAGGAAAAAATGCCGATACGAATGAGCTATTAAGCCCAAAAACCGGTGCCATTCCTAATAAAATTAAGGTTTTGCACCATTCTAACCACATCTTCGGAGAGTGGGCAGAGGACGAAGTATATTTGTATGATAATCAGGGCGATAGGCGTTGGATCGAACATCCAAACGGTCAATTGGTTGATGTTGTTGCAATTCCTTTTACACCTAATGATCTGATAAGGGTCTTCCCCTTAGATATGGCATTAGTGAACACTGATGTAGTAATGCGCCCAGCCATGTCAGTCTCAATCATTGGATTCCCCTTTGGATTATCCTCGACTGGTTGGCCCATTTGGAAGACTGGTCATATCGCATCTGACCCAATTGTTGACTACGACGGGCGCAAAATGTTTCTTATCGATGCTACAACAAGAGGAGGGATGTCAGGATCCCCCGTTTTCCTAAGGATATCGAGTGGGTATACTACATCAGCTGGCCATCATTTAATCGGAGGTCCTCTGGTAACTAAATTTCTTGGTGTATACTCCGGAAGAATTAGGGATGATATTGAAATTGGTAGGGTGTGGAAACCAGGTGCAATGGTTGAGGTTTTTCTTTATGGAAGTAAGTAAGGTTAACGATCTATTGCAATGTATAAATATGCAATAATGATTTTCCGTGCTGTGCATCGGTTTAAACGTTTCCTGGGAGTTATTGAAGCAAGTTCTTGTCTTAAAAAAATTATTGACGTATATTCTTGTCGCAATCTCACGACAAGAATATACGTCAATAACTAGTTTAAACATTGTAGCTGCAATCTTTTCAATTCAAGTATATTCATGTCGCTACACAGCCGATCAGGTGTCCGGCTGCCGTTACGACTACATTCAACTTTAGTTTCCCGTTAGAATTCCTGTAAAACGAATAATTTGGCGTTTGAACAAAAACGAGCGCCTCGGTACGATGGGGTTACGCACGAGGTCAAAAGCCTCAAAAAGCCCATCAGGAGGTCGCTCTACTATGAATTTTAAAACACAGGATAAGCAAAATCAACGCATTGAAAACATTACCGTTTCTCACCTTGTCGTCGGCGTAGATATCGCCCAGGAAGTTCATGTGGCCCGCGCCGTTAGCTTCCGAGGCATTACACTGGGAACTCCACTCGAGTTCGGTAACCACCGTGAAGGATTCATGTTGTTCGAACGTTGGATTCAGGATCTGCTCAAAACCCACAAGCTGAGCAACGTCATCATTGGCATGGAGCCCACTGGCCACTACTGGTTCAACCTAGCTCGATGGCTTGTCGCTCAAAGCATGGAAGTTGTTCTGGTTAACCCCCACCTCGTCAAAAAGAACAAGGAAAACCGAGACAACACCCCGTCTAAAAGCGATCGCAAGGATGCTCGTCATTGCAGATATGATCAAAAACGGGTATTACTCACCCGTTCGTTTCCATCCGGAAGCCTACGAGGAACTGCGCATTCTCATGGCAAACCGAGAGACGGTTACCAAACGACTTAACAGCGCGGTTAATCAGCTTCATCGCTGGGTAGACATTGTCTTTCCCGAGCTCCGTCAGGTCTTTAAAATCCTTACCTGCACCAGTGCAATCGCAACGCTTAGAACCTTTCCTCTGCCGAGTGAAATCAGTCGGTTAAGCACGGAACAGATCCTCGACGGTTGGAAGCAATACGTGAAGCGCCATGCTGGCGTAAAACGTGCTGAGTTGCTCATTTCACTTGCAAAATCTAGCGTTGGCACCACCAAGGCACTCCATGCTTACAAACTTCATCTGGAACAGTTGCTTGAAGAATACGACCTGGCCCAGCGCCAACTTGAACAGATTGAACGCGAGCTCCATCTCATTCTTGAACACATTCCTTACGCACAGAAGCTGCTTGAAATACGGGGCGTGAGTGCAACGAGTTTAGCTGGTGTGCTTGGTGAGGCCGGTGATTTAAGTGGCTATTCGCACGGCAATGCGTTGCTTCGACATGCCGGGTTGAATCTAGCTGAGGCGAGTTCGGGGAAGTGGCGAGGCAAGCTGGTTCTTAGCAAACGAGGTCGGCCACGTCTGCGCCATTTCCTCTATCTCATGACGATGTGTATGGTCATGACAAACCCGGAAATCAGGGCTTTGCACCGTTACAACGTGGAGAAAAAGAACCTGAAGAAGATGAAATCCATCATGAAGTTATGTAGTAAAGTAGCGCGTTTGCTAGTCGGTTTAGCAAAAAGCAGTGAGACTTACGATTCAACTCGAGTTTTCTCTCAGGCAGCTTAAGATCGCTCGAATCCTCACAGCTCATGCATTCGCAGGATGACAAGAAGCACGGAGTATCGGGAGA
It encodes:
- a CDS encoding S1 family peptidase; the encoded protein is MFFNEVFLADATGFIVEFEKQNYIVTNWHVVSGKNADTNELLSPKTGAIPNKIKVLHHSNHIFGEWAEDEVYLYDNQGDRRWIEHPNGQLVDVVAIPFTPNDLIRVFPLDMALVNTDVVMRPAMSVSIIGFPFGLSSTGWPIWKTGHIASDPIVDYDGRKMFLIDATTRGGMSGSPVFLRISSGYTTSAGHHLIGGPLVTKFLGVYSGRIRDDIEIGRVWKPGAMVEVFLYGSK